In the genome of Panthera uncia isolate 11264 chromosome B3 unlocalized genomic scaffold, Puncia_PCG_1.0 HiC_scaffold_1, whole genome shotgun sequence, one region contains:
- the RPS6KL1 gene encoding ribosomal protein S6 kinase-like 1, which yields MSLVACECPPGPGLEPEPCSRARSQARVYLEQIRSLVAPGAPDVTKRDYLVDAATQIRLALERDVSEDYEAAFNHYQNGVDVLLRGVHVDPNKERREAVKLKITKYLRRAEEIFNCHLQRTLGGGASPGTGFSSLRLRPIRTLSSALEQLRGCRVVGVIEKVQLVQDPVTGGTFVVKSLSRCPVANRERLTIIPHGVPYMTKLLRYFVSEDSIFLHLEHVQGGTLWSHLLSKEHPQPSGLKSERMKASLNSPLSLQTPALLPLGPARLQDRILLEPPRTSQSLPQARGPPAIDPQREAAGSPSARTQTFCPPDLLRAPSGRLHLQARRGPGRSSDARPSWGLPWVHQGAVRVLGACRRGKSPSHPLADGAHPGFSRGAWHVNEEQVRQWAAETLVALEALHEQGVLCRDLNPRNLLLDQTGHIRLTYFGQWSEVEPHCCREALDSLYSAPEVGGISEPTEACDWWSFGSLLYELLTGTALSQSHPSGIQPHTQLQLPEWLSRPAASLLTELLQFDPARRLGAGGGGVNRLKAHPFFSTTQWSKLVG from the exons ATGAGCCTGGTGGCCTGCGAGTGCCCTCCTGGCCCAGGCCTGGAGCCTGAGCCTTGCTCCCGTGCACGGTCCCAGGCCCGTGTGTACCTGGAGCAGATTCGCAGCCTGGTGGCTCCCGGGGCCCCGGACGTGACCAAACGTGACTACCTAGTAGATGCAGCCACGCAGATCCGGCTGGCCCTGGAGCGTGACGTCAGCGAGGACTACGAGGCCGCCTTCAACCACTACCAGAACGGCGTGGACGTCCTGCTGCGAGGCGTGCACg TCGACCCCAACAAGGAGCGACGCGAGGCTGTGAAGCTGAAAATTACCAAGTATCTGCGGCGGGCCGAGGAGATCTTCAACTGCCACCTGCAGAGGACTCTGGGAGGAGGAGCAAGCCCTGGCACG GGTTTCAGCAGCCTGAGGCTCCGGCCCATCCGCACACTGAGCTCTGCCCTGGAGCAGCTGAGGGGCTGCAGGGTGGTCGGGGTCATCGAGAAG GTGCAGCTGGTCCAGGACCCAGTGACTGGAGGGACCTTCGTGGTAAAG AGCCTGTCCAGGTGTCCCGTGGCGAACCGGGAGCGGCTGACCATCATCCCGCACGGTGTGCCCTACATGACTAAGCTGCTTCGGTACTTTGTGAGCGAAGATTCCATCTTCCTGCACCTGGAGCATGTGCAAG GAGGCACACTCTGGTCCCACTTGCTCTCCAAGGAGCACCCCCAACCGTCTGGGCTCAAGTCTGAGAGGATGAAGGCTTCGCTCAACTCGCCCCTCAGCCTCCAGACCCCAGCACTGCTCCCCCTGGGACCCGCCCGCCTGCAGGACAGAATCCTGCTGGAGCCTCCacggacttctcagagcctcccCCAAGCCAGGGGGCCCCCAGCCATCGATCCCCAGAGAGAGGCTGCAGGTAGCCCTTCAGCCAGGACCCAAACTTTCTGCCCCCCGGACCTTCTGAGGGCCCCAAGTGGCCGCCTGCACCTCCAAGCCAGACGGGGACCCGGCCGGAGCTCAGACGCGAGGCCCTCGTGGGGGCTCCCTTGGGTTCATCAGGGAGCTGTCCGGGTGCTGGGGGCCTGCAGACGAGGCAAAAGTCCGAGCCACCCCTTAGCAGACGGGGCCCACCCCGGGttcagcaggggcgcctggcacGTGAACGAAGAGCAGGTGAGGCAGTGGGCCGCGGAGACACTGGTGGCTCTGGAGGCCCTGCACGAGCAAGGGGTGCTGTGCCGAGATCTCAATCCCCGGAACCTGCTTCTGGACCAGACAG GTCACATCCGGCTCACGTATTTTGGCCAGTGGTCGGAGGTAGAGCCCCACTGCTGCAGGGAGGCTTTGGACAGTCTCTACAGTGCGCCag AGGTGGGTGGGATTTCTGAGCCGACGGAAGCCTGTGACTGGTGGAGCTTTGGGTCTCTGCTGTATGAACTGCTGACTGGAACT GCACTGTCACAGAGCCACCCCTCGGGAATCCAGCCCCATACCCAGCTCCagctgcctgagtggctcagtcgccCAGCGGCCTCCTTGCTGACTGAG CTGCTGCAGTTTGATCCTGCGCGACGCCTGGGCGCTGGAGGAGGCGGTGTCAACAGGCTCAAGGCCCACCCCTTCTTCAGTACTACCCAGTGGAGCAAACTGGTGGGGTAA